From the Vibrio alginolyticus NBRC 15630 = ATCC 17749 genome, one window contains:
- the rplF gene encoding 50S ribosomal protein L6, with translation MSRVAKAPVAIPAGVEVKLNGQEITVKGAKGELTRVLNNAVVIAQEENNLTFGPKEGVANAWAQAGTARALVNNMVVGVTEGFTKKLTLKGVGYRAAIKGNAVGLTLGFSHPVEHELPAGIKAECPSQTEIVITGADKQLVGQVAADIRSYREPEPYKGKGVRYADENVRTKEAKKK, from the coding sequence ATGTCTCGTGTTGCAAAAGCACCTGTCGCTATTCCAGCTGGCGTAGAGGTGAAACTAAACGGCCAAGAAATCACTGTAAAAGGTGCGAAAGGCGAACTAACTCGCGTTCTTAACAACGCAGTTGTAATCGCTCAGGAAGAAAATAACCTGACTTTCGGTCCTAAAGAAGGTGTTGCTAACGCATGGGCTCAAGCAGGTACTGCTCGCGCTCTAGTTAACAACATGGTTGTTGGTGTTACTGAAGGCTTTACTAAGAAGCTAACTCTTAAAGGTGTAGGTTACCGTGCTGCTATCAAAGGCAACGCTGTAGGTCTAACACTAGGCTTCTCACACCCAGTTGAGCACGAGTTGCCAGCGGGTATTAAAGCTGAATGTCCAAGCCAAACTGAAATCGTGATCACTGGTGCTGACAAGCAACTAGTTGGTCAAGTTGCGGCTGACATTCGTTCTTACCGTGAGCCTGAGCCATACAAAGGCAAAGGTGTTCGTTACGCAGATGAAAATGTGCGTACTAAAGAAGCTAAGAAGAAGTAA
- the rplX gene encoding 50S ribosomal protein L24, protein MAAKIRRNDEVIVLAGKDKGKKGKVTKVLATGKVIVEGINLVKKHQKPVPAMGIQGGIVEQEAAIDVSNVAIFNAATGKADRIGFRFEDGKKVRFFKSNGETVSN, encoded by the coding sequence ATGGCAGCTAAAATCCGTCGTAATGACGAAGTAATCGTTCTTGCTGGTAAAGACAAAGGCAAGAAAGGTAAAGTAACTAAGGTTCTAGCAACTGGTAAAGTTATCGTTGAAGGTATCAACCTAGTTAAGAAACATCAGAAACCTGTTCCAGCTATGGGTATCCAAGGCGGTATCGTAGAGCAAGAAGCAGCTATCGACGTTTCTAACGTGGCTATCTTTAACGCAGCTACTGGTAAAGCTGACCGTATCGGTTTCCGTTTTGAAGACGGCAAAAAAGTTCGTTTCTTCAAGTCTAACGGCGAAACCGTTTCTAACTAA
- the rpsM gene encoding 30S ribosomal protein S13, which produces MARIAGINIPDQKHAVIALTAIYGIGKTRSQAILAEVGIAENVKISELTEEQIDQLRDGVAKYTVEGDLRREVSMNIKRLMDLGCYRGLRHRRSLPLRGQRTKTNARTRKGPRKPIKK; this is translated from the coding sequence ATGGCCCGTATAGCAGGCATTAACATTCCTGATCAGAAACATGCAGTAATCGCTCTAACAGCGATCTACGGCATCGGTAAAACTCGCTCTCAAGCTATCCTAGCTGAAGTGGGTATTGCTGAAAATGTTAAGATCAGTGAACTAACTGAAGAGCAGATCGATCAACTGCGTGATGGTGTAGCTAAGTACACTGTAGAAGGTGATCTACGTCGTGAAGTATCTATGAACATCAAGCGTCTTATGGACCTTGGCTGTTACCGTGGTCTTCGTCATCGTCGCAGTCTACCACTACGTGGACAGCGTACTAAAACCAACGCTCGCACCCGTAAGGGTCCGCGTAAGCCGATCAAGAAATAA
- the rpsK gene encoding 30S ribosomal protein S11: MAKQPTRARKRVRKQVADGVAHIHASFNNTIVTITDRQGNALAWATAGGSGFRGSRKSTPFAAQVAAERCAEMAKEYGLKNLEVMVKGPGPGRESTVRALNAAGFRITNIVDATPIPHNGCRPPKKRRV, from the coding sequence ATGGCTAAACAACCAACTCGCGCTCGTAAGCGCGTACGCAAGCAAGTTGCAGATGGCGTTGCGCACATCCATGCTTCTTTCAATAACACAATCGTAACCATTACTGACCGTCAAGGTAACGCTCTTGCATGGGCTACTGCAGGTGGTTCTGGTTTCCGTGGTTCTCGTAAGTCTACTCCGTTCGCTGCACAGGTTGCTGCTGAGCGTTGTGCTGAAATGGCTAAAGAATACGGCCTAAAGAACTTGGAAGTTATGGTTAAGGGTCCTGGTCCAGGTCGCGAATCTACTGTTCGTGCACTAAACGCCGCTGGTTTCCGCATCACAAACATCGTTGATGCTACACCAATCCCTCATAACGGTTGTCGTCCACCTAAGAAACGTCGCGTATAA
- the rplE gene encoding 50S ribosomal protein L5 gives MAKLHDYYKSSVVAELTKQFGYTSVMQVPRIEKITLNMGVGEAINDKKLLENAASDMATISGQKPLITKARKSVAGFKIREGYPIGCKVTLRGERMWDFLERLINIALPRVRDFRGVSAKSFDGRGNYSMGVREQIIFPEIDFDKVDRVRGLDITITTSAGTDEEGRALLAAFNFPFRK, from the coding sequence ATGGCGAAACTGCATGATTACTACAAGTCGTCTGTAGTCGCTGAACTGACCAAACAGTTCGGTTACACAAGCGTCATGCAAGTCCCTAGAATCGAGAAAATCACCCTAAACATGGGTGTTGGTGAAGCAATCAACGATAAGAAACTGCTAGAAAATGCAGCGTCTGATATGGCAACGATCTCTGGTCAAAAGCCACTTATCACAAAAGCGCGCAAATCTGTTGCAGGTTTCAAAATCCGTGAAGGCTACCCTATCGGTTGTAAAGTAACCTTGCGTGGCGAACGTATGTGGGATTTTCTTGAGCGTTTAATTAACATCGCTCTTCCACGTGTACGTGACTTCCGTGGTGTTAGCGCTAAGTCTTTTGACGGTCGCGGTAACTACAGCATGGGCGTTCGCGAGCAAATCATCTTCCCGGAAATCGACTTTGATAAAGTTGATCGAGTACGCGGTCTAGACATCACTATTACGACGTCTGCTGGTACTGATGAGGAAGGCCGTGCTCTGCTGGCTGCCTTTAACTTCCCATTCCGTAAGTAA
- the rplO gene encoding 50S ribosomal protein L15, protein MRLNTLAPAAGAKTSAKRVGRGIGSGLGKTGGRGHKGQKSRSGGSVRPGFEGGQMPLKQRLPKFGFTSRKSLVSAEVRLAELAKVSGDVVDLNSLKAANIITKNIEFVKVVLSGEINKAVTVKGLRVTKGAKAAIEAAGGKIEE, encoded by the coding sequence ATGCGTTTGAATACTCTAGCACCGGCTGCTGGCGCGAAAACTTCTGCGAAGCGAGTAGGTCGTGGTATCGGTTCAGGCCTAGGTAAAACTGGTGGCCGTGGTCACAAAGGTCAAAAATCACGTTCTGGCGGCAGTGTTCGTCCAGGTTTCGAAGGCGGTCAGATGCCTCTGAAACAACGTCTACCAAAATTCGGTTTCACTTCTCGTAAGAGCCTAGTGTCTGCTGAAGTTCGTCTAGCTGAGCTAGCGAAAGTTTCTGGTGACGTAGTTGATCTAAACAGTCTTAAAGCTGCTAACATCATCACTAAGAACATCGAGTTTGTAAAAGTTGTTCTTTCTGGTGAAATCAACAAAGCAGTGACTGTTAAAGGTCTACGTGTGACTAAAGGCGCTAAAGCTGCAATCGAAGCTGCAGGCGGTAAAATCGAGGAATAA
- the rpsH gene encoding 30S ribosomal protein S8, producing MSMQDPISDMLTRVRNGQAANKVAVKMPSSKLKVAIAALLKAEGYIVDFAVEGEAKPELEVTLKYFQAKPVIEQLKRVSRPGLRVYKKKDELPSVMGGLGIAIVSTSKGLMSDRAARKAGLGGEIIAYVA from the coding sequence ATGAGCATGCAAGATCCGATTTCGGATATGCTGACCCGTGTTCGTAACGGTCAGGCAGCAAACAAAGTTGCTGTAAAAATGCCTTCTTCAAAGCTTAAAGTTGCAATTGCTGCACTACTAAAAGCTGAAGGTTACATCGTTGACTTCGCTGTTGAAGGCGAAGCAAAACCTGAGCTAGAAGTTACACTTAAGTACTTCCAAGCTAAACCAGTAATCGAGCAACTTAAACGTGTTTCTCGTCCAGGTCTACGTGTTTACAAGAAGAAAGATGAACTTCCTTCTGTAATGGGTGGTCTTGGTATTGCTATCGTTTCTACTTCCAAGGGTCTTATGTCAGACCGCGCTGCACGTAAAGCAGGTCTTGGTGGTGAAATCATCGCTTACGTAGCTTAA
- the rpsD gene encoding 30S ribosomal protein S4, giving the protein MARYLGPKLKLSRREGTDLFLKSGVRAIDTKCKIDNAPGVHGARRGRLSEYGVQLREKQKVRRMYGVLEKQFRNYYKEAARLKGNTGENLLQLLEGRLDNVVYRMGFGATRAEARQLVSHKAILVNGKVVNVPSFKVAANDVVSIREKAKQQARIKAALEVAEQREKPTWIEVDGGKMEGTFKRMPERSDLSADINEQLIVELYSK; this is encoded by the coding sequence ATGGCAAGATATTTGGGTCCTAAGCTGAAGCTTAGCCGTCGTGAAGGCACTGACTTATTCCTTAAGTCTGGTGTTCGCGCGATCGATACCAAGTGTAAAATTGATAACGCACCAGGTGTACACGGCGCTCGTCGCGGTCGTCTATCTGAGTATGGCGTTCAGCTTCGTGAGAAGCAAAAAGTACGTCGTATGTACGGCGTTCTAGAAAAACAATTCCGTAACTACTACAAAGAAGCTGCTCGCCTAAAAGGCAACACTGGTGAAAACCTACTTCAGCTTCTTGAAGGTCGTCTTGATAACGTAGTTTACCGCATGGGCTTTGGTGCAACTCGCGCAGAAGCACGTCAGCTAGTTAGCCACAAAGCTATCCTAGTAAACGGTAAAGTTGTAAACGTTCCTTCTTTCAAAGTAGCGGCTAATGACGTTGTTTCTATTCGCGAGAAAGCTAAACAGCAAGCTCGTATCAAAGCAGCTCTAGAAGTTGCTGAACAACGTGAAAAACCAACTTGGATTGAAGTAGATGGTGGCAAGATGGAAGGTACATTCAAGCGTATGCCTGAGCGTTCTGATCTATCAGCTGACATCAACGAACAATTGATCGTCGAGCTTTACTCTAAGTAA
- the secY gene encoding preprotein translocase subunit SecY, giving the protein MAKKPGQDFRSAQSGLSELKSRLLFVIGALLVFRAGSFVPIPGIDAAVLADLFEQQKGTIVEMFNMFSGGALERASILALGIMPYISASIVVQLLTVVHPALAELKKEGEAGRRKISQYTRYGTLVLATFQAIGIATGLPNMVDNLVVINQTMFTLIATVSLVTGTMFLMWLGEQITERGIGNGISILIFAGIVAGLPSAIGQTIEQARQGELHVLLLLLIAVLAFAVIYFVVFMERGQRRIVVNYAKRQQGRKVFAAQSSHLPLKINMAGVIPAIFASSIILFPGTLAQWFGQNGESSAFGWLTDVSLALSPGQPLYVMLYAAAIIFFCFFYTALVFNPRETADNLKKSGAFVPGIRPGEQTAKYIDKVMTRLTLAGALYITFICLIPEFMMVAWNVRFYFGGTSLLIVVVVIMDFMAQVQTHLMSQQYDSVLKKANLKGYGR; this is encoded by the coding sequence ATGGCTAAGAAACCAGGACAAGATTTTCGTAGTGCTCAGAGCGGCTTAAGTGAACTAAAGTCGCGCTTGTTATTCGTAATTGGTGCACTTTTAGTATTCCGAGCCGGCTCTTTTGTGCCGATTCCTGGTATTGACGCTGCTGTACTTGCCGATTTGTTCGAACAGCAAAAAGGTACCATCGTTGAAATGTTTAACATGTTCTCCGGTGGTGCTCTTGAGCGTGCATCTATATTAGCATTGGGCATCATGCCGTATATTTCGGCATCTATTGTTGTCCAATTGCTAACTGTAGTTCATCCAGCGTTAGCTGAACTCAAAAAAGAGGGTGAAGCAGGCCGTCGTAAGATAAGCCAATACACACGCTACGGCACGCTTGTACTTGCAACCTTCCAAGCTATAGGTATTGCAACTGGCCTACCAAACATGGTCGACAATCTGGTTGTTATCAACCAAACCATGTTTACGCTAATTGCTACCGTAAGTTTAGTAACCGGTACCATGTTCTTGATGTGGTTAGGTGAACAAATTACAGAGCGCGGAATTGGTAACGGTATTTCGATACTGATTTTTGCAGGTATTGTTGCTGGATTGCCTTCTGCAATCGGTCAAACAATCGAGCAAGCGCGTCAAGGTGAATTGCATGTACTTCTTCTGTTGCTAATCGCGGTATTAGCTTTTGCAGTAATTTACTTCGTTGTTTTCATGGAACGTGGTCAACGCCGAATCGTCGTTAACTATGCGAAACGTCAACAAGGTCGTAAAGTGTTTGCTGCGCAAAGCTCGCACTTGCCTCTTAAAATTAACATGGCAGGTGTAATTCCAGCGATTTTTGCATCAAGTATTATCTTGTTCCCAGGAACATTGGCTCAGTGGTTTGGTCAAAACGGTGAGAGCAGCGCGTTCGGTTGGTTAACTGACGTGTCTTTGGCTCTTAGCCCTGGTCAACCGTTGTATGTAATGCTTTATGCAGCAGCAATTATCTTCTTCTGTTTCTTCTACACGGCGTTGGTTTTCAACCCGCGTGAAACAGCAGATAACTTGAAGAAGTCTGGTGCATTCGTACCCGGTATCCGCCCAGGTGAGCAGACAGCGAAATACATTGATAAAGTAATGACACGTTTAACCCTTGCTGGTGCACTGTACATTACCTTTATCTGTCTGATTCCCGAGTTCATGATGGTCGCGTGGAACGTACGTTTCTACTTCGGCGGTACATCGCTACTAATCGTAGTTGTTGTAATTATGGACTTTATGGCACAGGTACAGACTCATCTGATGTCTCAACAGTATGATTCTGTGTTGAAGAAAGCGAATCTGAAAGGCTACGGCCGTTAA
- the rplQ gene encoding 50S ribosomal protein L17, with translation MRHRKSGRQLNRNSSHRKAMFSNMASSLVRHEVIKTTLPKAKELRRVVEPLITLAKTDSVANRRLAFARTRDNEVVAKLFNELGPRFAARQGGYTRILKAGFRAGDKAPMAYIELVDRPAAEEAAE, from the coding sequence ATGCGCCATCGTAAGAGTGGTCGTCAACTCAACCGCAACAGCTCACATCGCAAAGCGATGTTCAGCAACATGGCTAGCTCTCTAGTACGTCATGAAGTTATCAAGACTACTTTGCCAAAAGCAAAAGAGCTACGTCGCGTAGTTGAGCCTTTGATTACACTAGCTAAGACTGACAGTGTTGCTAACCGTCGTCTAGCATTTGCACGTACTCGTGACAACGAAGTAGTTGCAAAACTATTTAACGAACTAGGTCCACGTTTTGCTGCTCGTCAGGGCGGTTACACTCGTATCCTAAAAGCTGGCTTCCGTGCTGGTGATAAAGCTCCAATGGCTTACATTGAGCTTGTAGATCGCCCAGCTGCTGAAGAAGCTGCTGAGTAA
- a CDS encoding DNA-directed RNA polymerase subunit alpha: protein MQGSVTEFLKPRLVDIEQISSTHAKVTLEPLERGFGHTLGNALRRILLSSMPGCAVTEVEIEGVLHEYSTKEGVQEDILEILLNLKGLAVRVAEGKDEVFITLNKSGSGPVVAGDITHDGDVEIANPEHVICHLTDDNAEIAMRIKVERGRGYVPASARIHNEEDERPIGRLLVDATYSPVDKIAYAVEAARVEQRTDLDKLVIDMETNGTLEPEEAIRRAATILAEQLDAFVDLRDVRVPEEKEEKPEFDPILLRPVDDLELTVRSANCLKAEAIHYIGDLVQRTEVELLKTPNLGKKSLTEIKDVLASRGLSLGMRLENWPPASIAED from the coding sequence ATGCAGGGTTCTGTAACAGAATTTCTTAAGCCACGTCTAGTTGACATCGAACAAATCAGCTCGACTCACGCAAAAGTAACTCTTGAGCCATTAGAGCGTGGCTTTGGTCATACTCTGGGTAATGCACTTCGCCGCATCCTTCTATCTTCTATGCCAGGTTGTGCTGTAACAGAAGTAGAAATTGAAGGCGTACTTCATGAGTACAGCACGAAAGAAGGCGTTCAAGAAGATATTCTTGAAATTCTTCTAAACCTTAAAGGTTTGGCTGTGCGCGTTGCCGAAGGCAAAGATGAAGTGTTCATTACTTTGAACAAATCAGGCTCGGGCCCTGTGGTTGCAGGTGACATCACCCATGATGGTGATGTAGAGATCGCTAACCCTGAACACGTAATTTGTCACCTAACGGATGACAACGCTGAGATCGCAATGCGTATCAAAGTTGAACGTGGTCGTGGTTATGTTCCAGCTTCTGCGCGTATCCATAACGAAGAAGACGAGCGTCCTATCGGTCGCCTACTAGTAGATGCTACTTACAGCCCAGTAGACAAAATTGCCTACGCTGTAGAAGCAGCTCGTGTAGAACAGCGTACTGATCTAGACAAGCTTGTTATCGATATGGAAACAAACGGTACTCTAGAACCTGAGGAAGCAATCCGTCGTGCAGCTACTATCCTAGCTGAACAATTGGATGCATTCGTAGATCTTCGTGATGTACGAGTTCCTGAGGAGAAGGAAGAGAAGCCAGAATTCGATCCGATCCTACTGCGTCCTGTAGACGATCTTGAACTAACAGTTCGCTCTGCTAACTGTCTGAAAGCAGAAGCGATTCACTACATCGGTGATCTAGTACAACGTACTGAGGTTGAGCTACTTAAAACGCCTAACCTTGGTAAAAAATCTCTTACTGAGATTAAAGACGTACTTGCGTCACGTGGTCTGTCTCTGGGCATGCGCCTAGAAAACTGGCCACCTGCATCAATCGCTGAAGATTAA
- the rpmD gene encoding 50S ribosomal protein L30, with protein MATIKVTQTKSSIGRLPKHKATLRGLGLRKINHTVELEDTPCIRGMINKVYYMVKVEE; from the coding sequence ATGGCAACTATTAAAGTAACTCAAACTAAAAGCTCAATTGGTCGTCTGCCAAAGCACAAAGCTACTTTGCGCGGTCTAGGTCTTCGTAAAATCAACCACACAGTAGAACTTGAAGATACTCCGTGTATTCGCGGTATGATCAACAAGGTTTACTACATGGTTAAAGTTGAGGAGTAA
- the rpmJ gene encoding 50S ribosomal protein L36 — protein MKVRASVKKICRNCKVIKRNGVVRVICSEPKHKQRQG, from the coding sequence ATGAAAGTTCGTGCTTCCGTTAAAAAAATCTGCCGTAACTGTAAAGTAATCAAGCGTAACGGTGTCGTTCGCGTGATTTGCAGTGAGCCAAAGCACAAACAGCGCCAAGGCTAA
- the rpsE gene encoding 30S ribosomal protein S5: MAKEQQVQANDLQEKLIAVNRVSKTVKGGRIMSFTALTVVGDGNGRVGFGYGKAREVPAAIQKAMEKARRNMTTIALNEGTLHHPVKGRHSGSKVYMQPAAEGTGVIAGGAMRAVLEVAGVHNVLSKAYGSTNPINIVRATIDALGSMKSPEMVAAKRGLTVESISE; the protein is encoded by the coding sequence ATGGCTAAAGAACAACAAGTTCAAGCGAATGATTTGCAAGAAAAGCTAATCGCAGTTAACCGTGTTTCTAAAACGGTTAAAGGTGGTCGAATCATGAGCTTCACTGCACTAACAGTAGTTGGTGACGGTAACGGTCGTGTAGGTTTCGGTTACGGCAAAGCTCGTGAAGTACCTGCAGCGATTCAAAAAGCAATGGAAAAAGCGCGTCGTAACATGACTACGATCGCTCTAAACGAAGGCACTCTTCACCACCCAGTGAAAGGTCGCCATTCGGGCTCTAAAGTTTACATGCAGCCTGCTGCAGAAGGTACTGGTGTTATCGCAGGTGGTGCGATGCGTGCAGTACTAGAAGTTGCTGGTGTACACAACGTACTATCTAAAGCGTACGGTTCTACGAACCCTATCAACATCGTTCGTGCAACGATCGATGCACTAGGTAGCATGAAGTCACCAGAAATGGTTGCTGCTAAACGTGGTCTAACTGTTGAATCTATTTCGGAGTAA
- a CDS encoding FKBP-type peptidyl-prolyl cis-trans isomerase has protein sequence MSEIKFETAEQKASYGIGLQMGQQLAGSGLEGLSVDAIAAGIATALTGDMPSIEIDEINKALQELHTRAETARQEAAKIAAAEGEAFLKDNALRPEVNVLDSGLQYEIISEGTGAVPTAESSVRVHYHGELTDGTVFDSSVSRGQPAEFPVTGVIKGWVEALQLMPVGSKWKLYVPQDLAYGERGAGAAIPPFAALVFEVELLDII, from the coding sequence ATGTCTGAAATTAAATTTGAAACTGCAGAACAAAAAGCAAGCTACGGCATTGGTCTGCAAATGGGTCAGCAACTTGCAGGCTCTGGTCTTGAAGGTCTTAGCGTTGATGCTATCGCAGCGGGTATTGCAACAGCACTAACTGGTGACATGCCATCAATCGAAATTGATGAAATCAACAAAGCACTACAAGAACTTCACACTCGTGCAGAAACAGCTCGCCAAGAAGCAGCAAAAATTGCGGCAGCAGAAGGCGAAGCGTTCCTAAAAGACAACGCTCTACGACCTGAAGTTAACGTTCTAGACTCTGGTCTTCAGTACGAAATCATTTCTGAAGGTACTGGTGCAGTTCCTACAGCAGAAAGCTCAGTTCGCGTTCACTACCACGGTGAGCTAACTGACGGTACTGTATTCGATAGCTCTGTATCTCGCGGTCAACCTGCTGAATTCCCTGTTACAGGTGTAATCAAAGGTTGGGTAGAGGCACTACAACTAATGCCTGTTGGCTCTAAGTGGAAGCTATACGTACCACAAGATCTTGCGTACGGTGAGCGTGGCGCTGGTGCGGCTATCCCTCCATTTGCAGCTTTAGTTTTCGAAGTAGAACTATTAGATATTATCTAA
- the rpsN gene encoding 30S ribosomal protein S14 — translation MAKNSMKAREAKRAKLVAKFAEKRAALKAIISDVNASEEDRWNAVLTLQSLPRDSSASRQRNRCNQTGRPHGYLRKFGLSRIKVREACMKGEIPGLRKASW, via the coding sequence ATGGCTAAAAATTCAATGAAAGCACGTGAAGCAAAACGTGCGAAGCTAGTAGCTAAGTTCGCTGAAAAGCGTGCAGCGCTAAAAGCTATCATCAGCGATGTAAACGCATCTGAAGAAGATCGTTGGAACGCGGTTCTTACACTGCAATCTCTTCCACGTGATTCAAGTGCATCACGTCAGCGCAACCGTTGCAACCAAACTGGTCGTCCACACGGTTACCTACGTAAGTTCGGTCTAAGCCGTATTAAGGTTCGTGAAGCTTGCATGAAAGGCGAGATTCCGGGTCTTCGTAAGGCTAGCTGGTAA
- a CDS encoding DUF2780 domain-containing protein, whose product MRKTLLTLALLSINIGSAHAFLDSVTQKSKESGLMDMVGSSLNTESSPLTDMLTSQLPVSTEQAAGGSGALLALAQSQLSQENSSELQSLIPGLSNLQGAQSLLGNIENISAVKSAFDTLGLDPSMISQFAPVILDYLNKQGASEGLLSSLGGLWNTSK is encoded by the coding sequence ATGCGTAAAACACTCCTAACTCTAGCACTCCTATCAATCAACATTGGTAGTGCGCACGCATTCTTAGATTCAGTCACTCAAAAAAGTAAAGAAAGTGGCCTGATGGACATGGTCGGCAGCAGCTTGAACACCGAGTCATCTCCATTAACAGACATGCTAACTAGCCAATTACCAGTATCCACTGAGCAAGCAGCCGGAGGCAGTGGTGCGCTACTCGCTTTGGCTCAAAGCCAGCTTTCGCAAGAAAATAGTAGTGAATTACAGTCTTTGATTCCTGGACTTTCAAACTTGCAAGGAGCACAAAGCTTACTAGGAAATATTGAGAATATCAGTGCAGTCAAAAGTGCATTCGATACGTTAGGTTTAGACCCATCTATGATCAGTCAGTTTGCTCCAGTCATCTTGGATTACTTGAACAAGCAAGGCGCTAGCGAAGGGCTTCTAAGTTCGTTGGGCGGATTGTGGAATACTAGTAAATAA
- the rplR gene encoding 50S ribosomal protein L18 has product MDKKASRIRRATRARRKIAELGATRLVVHRTPRHVYAQVIAANGSEVIAAASTVEKAIREQVKYTGNVDAAKAVGKAIAERALEKGVTAVAFDRSGFQYHGRVAALAESAREAGLKF; this is encoded by the coding sequence ATGGATAAGAAAGCATCTCGCATCCGTCGTGCTACACGTGCACGTCGTAAGATTGCAGAACTGGGTGCGACTCGCCTAGTTGTACACCGTACTCCTCGTCACGTGTACGCACAGGTTATCGCGGCTAACGGCTCTGAGGTTATCGCAGCAGCTTCTACTGTAGAAAAAGCGATCCGTGAGCAAGTGAAATACACTGGTAACGTTGATGCAGCTAAAGCAGTGGGTAAAGCTATTGCTGAGCGCGCTCTAGAGAAGGGCGTAACTGCAGTTGCATTTGATCGTTCTGGTTTCCAATACCACGGTCGAGTAGCGGCGCTAGCAGAATCTGCTCGCGAAGCTGGTCTGAAATTCTAA
- the rplN gene encoding 50S ribosomal protein L14: MIQMQSMLDAADNSGARSVMCIKVLGGSHRRYAHIGDVIKVTVKEAIPRGKVKKGDVLKAVVVRTRKGVRRPDGSVIRFDRNACVLLNDNTEQPIGTRIFGPVTRELRGDKFMKIVSLAPEVL; this comes from the coding sequence ATGATCCAAATGCAAAGTATGCTGGACGCAGCTGATAACTCAGGCGCACGCAGCGTAATGTGTATTAAGGTTCTGGGTGGCTCTCACCGCCGTTATGCACATATCGGTGACGTCATCAAAGTTACTGTGAAGGAAGCAATCCCTCGCGGTAAAGTTAAAAAAGGTGATGTTCTGAAGGCGGTGGTAGTGCGCACCCGTAAAGGCGTACGTCGTCCTGACGGTTCTGTCATTCGCTTCGACCGAAATGCTTGCGTATTGCTAAACGACAATACTGAGCAACCAATCGGTACACGTATCTTTGGTCCTGTGACACGCGAACTTCGTGGCGATAAGTTCATGAAGATCGTTTCACTGGCTCCAGAAGTTCTGTAA
- the rpsQ gene encoding 30S ribosomal protein S17, which yields MSEVKRTQQGRVVSDKMDKSITVAIERFVKHPIYGKYVKRTTKVHAHDENNECGLGDTVEIAECRPLSKTKSWTLVKVLEKAKI from the coding sequence ATGAGCGAAGTAAAACGTACTCAACAAGGTCGTGTTGTTAGCGACAAGATGGACAAGTCTATCACTGTTGCTATCGAACGTTTCGTAAAACACCCAATCTACGGTAAATACGTAAAACGTACGACTAAAGTACACGCACATGACGAGAACAACGAGTGTGGCCTAGGCGACACAGTTGAAATCGCAGAGTGTCGTCCACTGTCTAAGACTAAGTCTTGGACTTTGGTAAAAGTTCTAGAAAAGGCGAAGATTTAA